Within the Nicotiana tabacum cultivar K326 chromosome 11, ASM71507v2, whole genome shotgun sequence genome, the region tgatatgttcattcatcgtggtaccaggaacataggtgaagtgaaacagtctcttcttcatgtacaatttattttgactgtttttcttcaaaaatttatcctccagtgctttccataatttacttgcagaagttttctttgtgtatggatatttctgctctctagcaaggtaggatcgaatggtaccgcaagcaacacggttgataattctccaatcttcttctccaataacatctggtttcttttcttcaatggccagatctagcccttgttgaaaaaggacatctagaacctcgccttgccacatcccaaaatgtccggacccgtcaaatatttcgaccgcaaatttcgcatttgacacaattcttgtcataagcgaagatgccaatgatgatgtattgttgacacttgaagtagattcttcttgtttattgtctcccatctttgacacaaatattatttaatagctgacgacacaaatcaagattatttcctttctggtgtggaagatcatactaagctgcaaccacagagcatactcagacagaaccttgactcagttaccaagataaatcttttctgatgtggaagatcagactatgctgcaaccacagagcatacttagacagtaccttggctctgataccaattgttgcggaagccaaatgtatagagtgtgaataagtcacaactactataccaaaaattatgacagccaccaaataataaataagacaataaagcaacaataaagggaacaccagaatttacgaggttcggctaattttgcctactcctcggacacaaccaatattttatttcactccaaaaatacaagtgaaataatactaaagagagaagatacaaatgccttaaacagatgagaaggcaaatgagaggtgtgtttcaatcctaaacattaggccttcttttatagggaaaaaatcccccccaaacttaactgccaaccaatgtgggactttggcattttgccaaacttcaacagttGGATCCAAAGTATGTTTCTTTAATGCCATTCTTATAAAGGTGTTACCTGACTTGCTTTTTCATTAtctataaatatattatttttttatgataAAAGTTGGAAGTGTATGAATAGTAAAACAAAATATATTTCATACTGATCATAACGGAAAACATATTTTATACTTCTATAGTGCATTGTTGCCTTGAAGTATGCGGTTAACTGAAAATTCCAGAGAATTTGACAAGTTTTGACGAGAGCTCTTAATTCAAAGACATACCCAGTCGAATAAACCTGCTTATTTCACCAAAATTCAGAATTTAATCATATTCACACTCGGAAAGGATACAACATCTTAGAGGTGTAAAGATAAAGTATGCAAGGCGATGAATGATGATGAATCTGGCATTATGTAACACCAGTACTTTCATGGGCAGAAGAGCTAGATTTCCCTCGCATTCgatattttttttccagaaacAACAGCTCTAGCCTCCCGGTCACAACCCCCTTAGAACTTTTAAGGAAATAGAAAGAGAAGTATCTAAATTTAGAACACATTGCACCAGCAACAACTtcctctttatttattttaaaccttttgaTAAAATAGATGAAGTAGACCAGAggagaaataataaaaatggtaataacCTGATTCCTACTCGATTTCAAATGTCAATCATCTGTCTTTGTTCCCCTAACTACACTATTTGAAGAAATAGCTTGTACACTATAAGATGACGAACATCTACTTGACGAACTTTCATTTGTGAGGTTGTTATCCTTCTTTGACATCTTTTTGGTTCTCCTTTGTCCAGATGAAAGGTCCTGCAAAATTTACAAGTGTGTCAAGACAAATCATATAAAATACCCCGAGGGTTGGTAGTTGATTGAGCCTACCCAATCTTTTTTGTCTTATTAGAATTTCCAGACCTTGACTTATGTTTTCTGGGTTTTGAAAGATGGCAATACCTTAATGATGATAAAAGAAAGTGTGAAACATTCTGGCCAATATTCAATATTGCACATCATAAGAGCCCATTTTTGTCTTATGGATCTTTCTGGCATTCGCATGGACTAAGTGCGGAAGTGCAGTACTAAATGCACAATGTAGATGCTGCTTTGTAGTAGAGGAAGCTGATACGGGAGCACATTTTCAAACATTTCTTTCATATTTCTGCGGTAGATGTTCTGGCTTAGAATCATCTTGAAAAGATGTTCAGTTCGAAGCAGCTCTAGAATTAGATTTAGAAGAGATTGGATCACTACGTGCAATTCTTTCACCATCGTATTTAATCTTGCAAGATAGTATTTATGAGTTCTTTTTAGGGAAGTTGCTGGAATAGAGTGTATATTGTGAATGTCAAGGTTGTGCAAGTGGGGAGTAATTTTTCCGTAACTGTATGTTGTGAAACCTGATTTTTCTATCTTGAAATACTATGGCTTTGCTGTTTCCTAAATTTTTAAGGCATTAGAAACCTTTGTTTATGGCAATCTAGCTGGTATACATGATTTGCTTCATTGAGGCAGTAGATAACATTATTGAACTTTAGGAAATAACTGCATGTTTCTTTATTGTGTTTCCTTACTAATGTATTATACGAATATCCATTATATTTACATGTTCCAAAAAATAATAGCATCTCCACAATCCTTTATATCTATCATCTTTACAACATATATATtcttataaaaaattatatttattattttctgcGCTACGCGCGGGTACGGATACTAGTGTAATGTAATGAGATAAACTTGTTTTACTTGGTTAAAACGAATTAAAAGGCGTGGGTGGGTAACGGGACGGTTACGGGTTGGGTTAGTGTTTAGGGCTGGTCTTTAAGTTCAGCTAATAAAAATATTACACGTGGattaaaaaaagttttttttaatgGAAAGGCTGTTAGAAATAGGGGTATAGCTGAGCCAGAAGTTAAGCTGTAAGagtatttttattcaaaaaggtaGAAGGAGGGCATTATTGTACCAAATTTAATACTTCAGAGGCACTTTAGGCCCTTTCCGTTGTTTAAATGATCTCTCACCCTATAATATTTAGAAGATAGttaaagttgtttaaattgtaattgccaataatattagaaaaatttcacataagaacaactgggatccctacttttcaattttatagctcatatttcaatttacaaccaattagcccaaaaataataggctaagatttaacattcaactccaataggttctcTAAATTaccatttaatttttaaaaaagattgctcaATCTTTTAAGTTAATTTCAAATCAGTAACTgtaactcaaatattagttcaacaaaccaaatccatttgggtggagaaaattaaatttttaacaagcttaaatatgtgggtttagattccaaatttgattttgtgaaaaatttggaGTGAGTATTATCTAGaattgttagaaatagtataaggaggttgtatataaaatttgaagtcatttaatggagattttgGACTGATtatgaacaagaattgcaactaaaaatcgtggaagaagttcgtctacgTCTTCCACGTGTAGACATGATTTTGAACACGATTTTGTGAAAATCTTGTAGacaacttcttccacgattttcagttgtTATTCTTGttcaaaatcagtccaaatctccattaaatgaatTCAAATGTGTttataagatgtgtttatacactcaaATACactattatatataattatacaaaaaactaaCTTTGTATTCTTCGTTGcgatttttctgaaatttaactcaaatctactccaaatcacttcaaatttaaattttgaactccttttgatatcaCCAATTCACAATAAAAACTTCCAGATCTGAAAATTTTAACTTCCAAATCTGAAAACTCTAGCTTCGTCCGTGGCGGAAAATTAGAGCTGAAAATTAGAGAGAAGAAAAGATAGGATGAAAGATAGATTTAAAAATTATAGAGTATCTAAAAAATATAGAGGAGGCCTGTAGAGAATGAAGAGGCAAATGGAGAGAGCATTCGTGTAGGGAAAAAGAGGTTTAGTGATTGAAATCTTTCCTTCAAATTCTATACAAACTGCGCTATACCGGGTAAACTTAAAAAAATATAGGCCATTTTTTGTTATAGTGTGAAGTCaaatgtattttcttgtaattctttcaatAATTATTTCGCGTACCTAAAAAAATATAGAGGAGGCCTGTAGAGAATGAAGAGGCACATGGAGAGAGCATTCGTGTAGGGAAAAAGAGGTTTAGTAATTGAAATCTTTCCTTCAAATTCTATACAAACTGCGCTATACCGGGTAAACTTAAAAAAATATAGGCCATTTTTTGTTATAGCGTGAAGTCaaatgtattttcttgtaattctttcaatAATTATTTCGCGTACCTAAAAAAATATAGAGGAGGCCTGTAGAGAATGAAGAGGCACATGGAGAGAGCATTCGTGTAGGGAAAAAGAGGTTTAGTAATTGAAATCTTTCCTTCAAATTCTATACAAACTGCGCTATACCGGGTAAACTTAAAAAAATATAGGCCATTTTTTGTTATAGCGTGAAGTCaaatgtattttcttgtaattctttcaatAATTATTTCGCGTACTCAACAAGTTTTTAAATGATCAATTGGAATGATGTATACAAAAAAAAATGGGTCTTTAAAATTGGATAGATACAAAAAAAGATATTAAATATTTGAGTCTTTTAAAGAAGGCAATTATTTCAGTAATTTATGAGGACAAGTAATATTCTGTCATTTGCTTGAATGGTTTCACGTTGAATTCGACATAAAATAATAGCAATATCGCATAGGTTATGAAGAATAATGAGGTTTAAAATCGACGCTAATCTACCAATAAAAGCGACATAGGAAGAAAGAAACTTGTAGAGCAGCTGGGTTTTCGGAGTGATTGTCGCTCCCAAATTAGATAGAGGTACAGTTGACATATTTCTTTGTTCATCCAAGAGACAAAAGGATGTATATGTTACAGGCAAATTTTGCAAAGAAATGTATGTATATGGATGTTTGTGAAttgaaaaagtaaagaaaaacagCGCAATTTTCTGGGAGATTGTTACAGGCATGCATATATGCAAAGAATAGTATGTTGTTTGTTTGTGTATGTATCTTCGCCCTTCAGCTGTACTAGAGATGTATGTAATACGTTTCAATTTCCATTTACAGCAAGATTAACTCCATCACCGTATGTGCGTCCTGCCTAAAGACCAAAGTCCCGTGTCCTTCACTGCTGCCTGGGAACAAAGAACAATCTCAGTTCAAAGGTTAAATAATATTCACAAGTCACTCGAGGATATTTTGACTTACAGGAGTTTTTACTGagggaaatacattccaaaagCGCAATGTCTCATCTCCTGCTCCAGTTACTATTGTCTGCGAGACCACATTAAATAAGTAGTATATCCTTTAATTCTCTCATAATGTTTCAGAACACACTTGAAATATAGTCTTGCAATACCTGTCCATCAGGTGACATGGCAAGATACAGGACGCGCAGGCTATGGCCAGTTAGAGTCGCTACCTGTGTCACCTTGCCCATttaatcaaaatattcaaaattacaacctaagataatgtgtatatatatatataaatttaccTTTGACATTGATGGATACTTCCACACCATGATTTGGTTTTGGGAATACCCATGTGTGCTAACTATCTCATTCACATTTCTACTCCAGGCAAGATTGCATACCTGCAGGTGCAGCATGCATATGATATGATTAACTTTTTGTTGTCAAATAGATTTTTTATACAGAATAAATGTTATTCAGACCTGGCTTCCTGTGTCCACATGGTTCAACTGATTGCCATTTGTTGTGTTCCAAAAGCGAATGCAGCGATCAGCAGTTCCTCCTCCTGATGCCAGAAGGCCACATTGGTGAGGAGACCAGGCAATGGCCTTGACAGCTGCATTGTGCTCTGTTAGCTTCAAAACTGGTTGCTGGGACCGCAGATTCCACACTAAGAGCTGATCATAATTCACAAGTAACATCAGCAACAACATAACATACTTGAGATAGATGTGTGATAGTTAGTTATGTTATATACCTGATTGTCATTGCCCCCTGACGCGAGCTCTCTATCATCATGAGACCATTTTAGTCCACATACCTGATAGTTATATTCATATTTAGCTCAGAATATTTATTATCGATAATAATCTCTCAAGTTGTGGAAATTTACCTCAGACTTGTGACCGACAAACTTGCTCACAAAGTCACTAGGAACGCGAATGTCATGCTGAAGGATGTTTCTGTCTCTGCTACCAGAAGATAAGATGCGCGAACTCCATGCAAGAACTCCTGTTCTTGTCTGATGTCCACCCAAGGTTCTAACCTTCTTGCATTGTGTGGCATCCCAAAcctgaaagaaagaaagaattcaTACAGGTTCTCTCTCTATACAGGACTGATATATATAAGACAATCTAATCTCTACCTGAACTTGCCCAAGACTTGTACCAATAGATATATAAGATCCCTCCCTGGTCCATTGGACTGAGCAGACACTATCAGTGGGTCCTAAGTCGCACAGCTTTGTCACCTTG harbors:
- the LOC107776364 gene encoding B-type cell cycle switch protein ccs52B-like, which translates into the protein MESRRKSGINLPPTMSETTLRLDAFSSPPSSKLRSRTSNLGSPMSNRSPRTISNLSSSPSSKSATCSDRFIPCRSSSRLHTFGLVEKASPVKEGSGGTNNDAYSRLLKSELFGSDFGCFSSPAGGSPMSPSKNMLRFKTENSGPNSPYSPSVLGHDTSLSNEVSTPPKPPRKVPKTPHKVLDAPALQDDFYLNLVDWSSQNVLAVGLGTCVYLWTASNSRVTKLCDLGPTDSVCSVQWTREGSYISIGTSLGQVQVWDATQCKKVRTLGGHQTRTGVLAWSSRILSSGSRDRNILQHDIRVPSDFVSKFVGHKSEVCGLKWSHDDRELASGGNDNQLLVWNLRSQQPVLKLTEHNAAVKAIAWSPHQCGLLASGGGTADRCIRFWNTTNGNQLNHVDTGSQVCNLAWSRNVNEIVSTHGYSQNQIMVWKYPSMSKVATLTGHSLRVLYLAMSPDGQTIVTGAGDETLRFWNVFPSVKTPAAVKDTGLWSLGRTHIR